Part of the Arthrobacter sp. MMS18-M83 genome is shown below.
AAGTCCGTCGTCGTCCTCGAAAAAAGCGCCCTGCTGGGCGGAACATCCGCGGTGTCCGGCGGCATGCTGTGGGTGGCCGACAATCATCACGCCCGCGACGCCGGAATCACCGATTCGAAAGAGGCGGCCGCCGAGTATGTGCGCGCCGTGGCCCGCGGCCGCGGCCGCGCGGAACTCCTGGACGCTGCCCTGAACTACGGCGACCAGATGCTGCGCTTCGTCGAGGAGGAATGTGGCCTTCGCTTCATCTTCCTCAACAACTTCCCGGACTACCGCCAGGATTTGCCTGGCGCCGTGGAAGGCGGCCGCACCGTGGAGCCGCAGTTGTTCAATAAGCAGGACGCGCTCGGCACTCTGAGCGATCACGTCCGAACCGATGGACGCGCGCCATTCACGATGCAGGAATACGAAGCCTGGGGCGCCTTCACTAAGTTCCCTTGGGAGGAACTGAACCGCCGCCAGGGTGACGGACTGGTCGCCAAAGGCCAGGCCCTCGTGTCCATGCTGCTCGCCAGCCTGGTGCGCGACGGTGCCGCTCTCGCCACCGGCGCGCGAGGGCACCGGCTCCTTACGGACGGAATCCGGGTGACCGGCGTCGAGCTCGAATCCGGGGAGCAGATCCGCGCGAACGACGCCGTGGTCCTCGCCACGGGCGGTTTCGAATGGGACAAGGCGCTGGCGGACTCGATGCTCGCGTCGCGGCTGTACACGATGTGCTCGCCCCCTTCGAACACGGGCGATGGCCTGCGGATGTCCCAGCGCATCGGCGGCCAGACCCGAGGCACCCGCGAAGCATGGTGGGCGCCCATGTCGATCACCGGCGACACCCGCGACGGGCAGCCCATCGGGACGCTCCTTCGCTTCGAACGGCAAGGACCGGGCTCGATCATGGTGAACCGCCACGGCCGCCGCTTCGCCAACGAATCGCAGAACTACAACGATCTTGCCCGCTGCCTCCAGTCCTGGGACTCCCCCAGGAACCAGACACTGAACACTCCCGCGCACGTGATCGTCGACCACGCCTACATGGAGTCCTACGGCATCCTGTCCCACCGCGTCGGCCAGCCCACGCCCGCATACCTCATCGAGGCACCGACCCTGGAGGAACTTGCCGCGAAGATCAACGTGCCTGCCGAGAACCTGACGGCGACGGTGGCCCGCTTCAACGAGTTCGCCGTCAAAGGCGAGGATCCGGACTTCGGCCGCGGCGAAAGCGCCTACGACAAGTACTGGGGCGAGGACGACAGCCCGTGGCCGAATCCGTCCTTAGGTCCGCTGAAGAGCGGCCCGTACTATGCCATGGAAGTGGTCAACGGAGCTTTCGGAACCAACGGAGGCGTCGCCACGGATGGACACGCCAGGGTCCTCGACGTCGACAACCAGCCCATCCCCGGTTTGTTTGCGGCGGGCAACACCACCGAAAACGCCTACGCAGCCGGTTATCCGGGCGCCGGCGCCACCCTCGGCCCGATCATGACCATGGGCTACATCGCCGGACGCACAATCGCCGGCCAGGATTTGGACTATGTCCCCGCCGCCGTATCATCCGCGGCACCGATTGGAGCCTGACATGATCCGACACACTGTGCTCTTCAAGTTCAAGCCCGGATTCCCGCCTGCCGACAAGCAGAGCTGGATCGACGGACTCGACACCATGAGGGGCAGGATCCCCGGCATGGTGAGCCTGACCCACGGTCCTGACGTCCTCAACCAAGAGCGCTCGTTCGACTACGCCATTGTGGCCGACTTCGAAAAGGTCGAGGACATCGCGGTTTACAACACCCACCCGCTCCACGAGCCGCTCAAGGCATATTCGTTCCCCAACAGCGAGCAGATTTTGTCTGTGGATTTCGCGTTGTAAGGATTCCCTGGGGATGACCGGAAGGAGTTGAGATGTCTATTGGAATCGACCACCACGCATTAAGTTGGCAACGCAGTCCTGATGCTCTAGAAGGACCCCCTGTGGAGTGTCCCGCCGCCGCGACCAGGACCGAACAGCTCCGCGATGGTGAGGAGTTTGTTTCCGCACCGTGGATGGGGCTCCACTACAAAATCGAACCTTGATGGAACCGAAAAGTTCAGAGGCTCTCCTTTAGCGCCAATACATGAAACCCTCCTTCCTGAACAAGTGCAAGGGGCGGCCCTTTGGCTCTACTCACGCCGCGGCAAAAGCAGGGTGACGACGCGGAAACGGCTCGCTGACACGGAGAAGGCCTGACGACACCGGACGGATGCTCGGGCGACTGTCCATTTCTGTCGAATCGCAAGTTTGATCAGACCTTTGCAGAGGAAGTCTAGTCCCGCATTTCTGCAGCTGGCGTGTCGAGAACGGAAGAAAGCAGGACCCGCGCTGACTTCAACTCATCACGGACGCGCTACTCGCAGAATCTAGCCGTTATCCGTGCGATGCAGGAACAATGACGTGTCACCCTATTTCATCGTTTCCGTGGGGTAAACGTGTGGCGCACGTAGACCAGATCGAGTTTCACCGGAGTCTAACGCCGCGGCCCCGGGCTGAATATATTCACTCACGACCACCTGCACACTTTTTGGTCCTTCCTGGGAATCGCGCCTCCGAACCTCATCGGAGCTCGCATTAATTCGACGGCTGGGCCACAGCGGCAGCTACCGTCGCAAGCCTCTCCAGTGCTCTTTCCGCATTGTTTAGAAGTACGAGCAGGTCATGTTCCTGCCTCTTTTCCTGCCACGCAGCCACTGTTGCTGCACTAAGGGCGAGCAACAAATGGGCCAGTTCCATGGTCTCTACCGCGGAGGCCTCGGAGAATTCCGGGAAGAACGCAGTTTGAGGAGAATCCGGTCCTGCAACATTCGCTGCTGTTCGCCAGCAACCCTGTCAGCCACTTCAGGCGCCCTCGCCGAAGCTTGCCTAAAGAGCGAGTAGCCTTCCAACCCCGCTTCTTCCACCTGATGGGTCATCCTGACCCAACAGCGCCAAAGGTTATTCAGAATGCCGGGTTCATTCGGATCTATCGCATCAAATTCAGCAAGAATTCGGGCATTCTTGCTCCGCATGAAGATGAGAAGCAGGTCCTCCTTCGTCGGAAACAGCCGGGTGACCGTCCGGATGGAACAGCCAGCCGCAGACGCGACCTGATCCATTGTCACGTTCGAGAACCCATGCTCGGCAAAGAGAATCCAGGCTTTCGTCTCGATATCCTCGGCCTTCCGCCGACGTGCAGGCGAGATCGCCAACTCCGCATGCTGCATGCCCGCTCCTTCCATCCGCTTAAAGCCGACCATACCAGCTCTTGACAGTTTTGACCGAGTCGGTCATTCTAAACTGACCGAGTCGGTCACTGTGAACTGGCTCATACCAAGATTGGATTGTTATGAACGAATTGACATGGATGCCGGCTACGGAGATCCGCGAAAAAATCGTAAGCGGGGAAGTGTCCTCGCGTGAGGTGCTGGAACACTTCATTGAGCGGATTGAACGGCTGAACCCGACGCTGAAAGCCTTCGTCCACCTGGACCTTGACGGTGCCCGTGCACGCGCTACTGAACTGGACGAATCTCTGGCCCGTGGGGAAACTCCGGGGCCTCTTCATGGCCTTCCGATCTCCGTCAAGGAGAACCTGAGCGTTGCAGGGATGCCTTACAGCTTCCCCCGCATGGGTGAATACGGTGTCGCCTGCTACGATGCCATCGCTGTCGAACGGCTGCGCGCAGCCGGGGCGATCATTGTCGGCACGAACACCATGATGGGAACGTCGAGGCCTAAAGGTGTGACCGCCCGACCTGAAGCGCCGGACCTGGGCGCGTTCAACTGGGACGCTGAGACGCGGAGCCCTTGGGACATCGACCGGGTTCCTGGCTGGTCGAGCTCGGGCGGTGCAGCTACCGCTGCCGCTCGTCTCCTCCCCTTGGCAATCGGCAGTGACGGCGGCGGATCAACGCGCCTGCCGGCCGCGTTCTCAGGGGTCGTCGGCGTTCATCCCACCCGTGGACTTGTTCCCTATGTCGACTACCGGCAACCAAAATTCCGCGTGTCCGCGACAAACGGTGCCCTCACGCGCAACGTCAAGGACGCAGCTCTGGTCACGCAGGCCCTGGCCGGGCCCGACGCCCGTGATTACCTTGCAATCCAGACCCAGCCCCAGGACTACATGAAGGAAATCTCCGGCGGCGTTCAGGGATGGAAGTTTGCTTGGACAGACACGTTCGGCAACACCGAACAGTACGCCCAGCCCCACAGCAGCGCCATCATAGACCAGGTCCGCCAAGCCGCATGGAAGCTTGCCGACATCGGAGCCAGCATCGACCACGCTGACATCAGCTTCGAAGCACTGGGCCGTGGCGGCGGACCCGGCGAAGGGGAACCATTCGTGTACGAAATCGAGATAGCTCCTGTGAACAAGACACCCATGCCCAAGGTCGACCCCGAGGCCTACCGCGCCAACGCCGAGTGGCGGGCCAGCACATGGAATGAAATGCACCGGGCCTTCGACAACTATGACCTGGTGCTCTCCGTCACCAGCCAGGAGGTCGCCCCAACCTTCGAGGACTGGAAGCAGAACTGGGAAACCGACAAATGGGGCAACAAGCGCGGCGGATACGCAGGGGTCTACACGAGCCACACCAGCTTCCTCAACGTCATCGGGCTCCCAGCCGTTTCCATCCCGTGCGGACTCCACAACGGCCTTCCCATCTCGTTGCAGATCATCGGCCCGGCCTCCAGCGAACACCGGATCTTCCAGGCCGCATCAGCGATCGAAGGCGCCGTTGGCTTCTCCCACCGGCCGGCCATCAGCTAACGCAGCCCCTTCCCGCGCACCTTCCTCCTTCTAACATTGATTGAGAGAACCATGAGTACTGCAACAATTAACAGGACCGGCGGCAAGACCGCCAGGCTCCAGCTCTTGGCGGCCAGCGTAGGCACCGTCGTTGAATCGTTCGACTGGATCATCTATGCCGTTCTGGCACCGTATTTCGCAGGCCAGATGTTCGCCGGATCCAATCCAGCAGCGCAACTCCTCTCGACCTACCTGGTCTTCGCTATCGGCTTTATTGTCCGGCCCCTGGGTGCTGTTATTATGGGCCGGTTAGTTGACAGGCGCGGGCGGCGTTTCGGGCTGATTCTGTCGGTATGGATCATCTCGGTCGGGTCCGTCATTATCGCTTTGACACCCACGGCATCGGTCATCGGCATCTGGGCGGCCATCATCATCGTCCTGACACGGATGGGCCAGGGAATATCCGTCAGTGGTGAGCAGGCTGCCGCCGGAACCTACCTCGTGGAGACAGCCCCGCGTAACCGGGTATACCTCTTCGGATCCATAGGAAGCTCGGCAACTTACATCGGACAGATGCTCGCCCTTGGAACCGTGGCAACCCTGCTGTCCGTCCTCGGCCAGGAAGCCCTTCAAAATGGCGGCTGGCGCTGGGGCTTTTCGATCTGCGGACTGCTTGGCATCATAGCTTCTTGGATCCGGCGCATCGCCCCCGAAAGCGAAGTCTTTGAGAAGGAAGCAAAGGCTGATCCCCAGCCGGTCCTGCCCGTTCTCAAGGCGCACTGGCGCCAATCGTTGGCGGTATTCATGATGTTGATTCCGGCGACCATGGGCTTGTACTTTGTCACCTCCTACATGCCGGTCTACCTCAACTCGACCGGAGCGGCCACCAAGGAGCAGGTGGCCGTCATTCTTCCCTGGCTGACCATGTTCCTCATCGCAGTGATCATCGTTGCAGGAGCGGTGGCTGACCGCGTCGGAGGACTTCGCATGGCGAGAGCGTCCTACATTTTCCTGGCCGTCTGCACGGTTCCCATCATTCTGGGCATGAGCAGCCGCACGTTGCCGGTAGTCGGCGGGTCGATTGTCTACCTTATCGGGCTAGGCGCTGTGACAGCGCCCTTCGCGGTCTTGGCTCCCCAGCTGTTCCCCGCCCGCGTCAGGGCCATGGGAGCCGCACTGCCTTCGATGCTGGCGGTTGCCGTCTTCGGAGGAACATTCCCCCTCGTAGCCCAGGCAATGCTTACCAATAACGCCCTGGGATTCCTTCCCTACTACATCGGTGCAGGGG
Proteins encoded:
- a CDS encoding FAD-dependent oxidoreductase, which gives rise to MKFVHGTESDSYDVVVVGSGAGALTAAATAARAGKSVVVLEKSALLGGTSAVSGGMLWVADNHHARDAGITDSKEAAAEYVRAVARGRGRAELLDAALNYGDQMLRFVEEECGLRFIFLNNFPDYRQDLPGAVEGGRTVEPQLFNKQDALGTLSDHVRTDGRAPFTMQEYEAWGAFTKFPWEELNRRQGDGLVAKGQALVSMLLASLVRDGAALATGARGHRLLTDGIRVTGVELESGEQIRANDAVVLATGGFEWDKALADSMLASRLYTMCSPPSNTGDGLRMSQRIGGQTRGTREAWWAPMSITGDTRDGQPIGTLLRFERQGPGSIMVNRHGRRFANESQNYNDLARCLQSWDSPRNQTLNTPAHVIVDHAYMESYGILSHRVGQPTPAYLIEAPTLEELAAKINVPAENLTATVARFNEFAVKGEDPDFGRGESAYDKYWGEDDSPWPNPSLGPLKSGPYYAMEVVNGAFGTNGGVATDGHARVLDVDNQPIPGLFAAGNTTENAYAAGYPGAGATLGPIMTMGYIAGRTIAGQDLDYVPAAVSSAAPIGA
- a CDS encoding Dabb family protein, encoding MIRHTVLFKFKPGFPPADKQSWIDGLDTMRGRIPGMVSLTHGPDVLNQERSFDYAIVADFEKVEDIAVYNTHPLHEPLKAYSFPNSEQILSVDFAL
- a CDS encoding MFS transporter; translation: MSTATINRTGGKTARLQLLAASVGTVVESFDWIIYAVLAPYFAGQMFAGSNPAAQLLSTYLVFAIGFIVRPLGAVIMGRLVDRRGRRFGLILSVWIISVGSVIIALTPTASVIGIWAAIIIVLTRMGQGISVSGEQAAAGTYLVETAPRNRVYLFGSIGSSATYIGQMLALGTVATLLSVLGQEALQNGGWRWGFSICGLLGIIASWIRRIAPESEVFEKEAKADPQPVLPVLKAHWRQSLAVFMMLIPATMGLYFVTSYMPVYLNSTGAATKEQVAVILPWLTMFLIAVIIVAGAVADRVGGLRMARASYIFLAVCTVPIILGMSSRTLPVVGGSIVYLIGLGAVTAPFAVLAPQLFPARVRAMGAALPSMLAVAVFGGTFPLVAQAMLTNNALGFLPYYIGAGALVGLIGSFVIRHKDLKDIQVAPKTESAVPTLP
- a CDS encoding amidase — protein: MNELTWMPATEIREKIVSGEVSSREVLEHFIERIERLNPTLKAFVHLDLDGARARATELDESLARGETPGPLHGLPISVKENLSVAGMPYSFPRMGEYGVACYDAIAVERLRAAGAIIVGTNTMMGTSRPKGVTARPEAPDLGAFNWDAETRSPWDIDRVPGWSSSGGAATAAARLLPLAIGSDGGGSTRLPAAFSGVVGVHPTRGLVPYVDYRQPKFRVSATNGALTRNVKDAALVTQALAGPDARDYLAIQTQPQDYMKEISGGVQGWKFAWTDTFGNTEQYAQPHSSAIIDQVRQAAWKLADIGASIDHADISFEALGRGGGPGEGEPFVYEIEIAPVNKTPMPKVDPEAYRANAEWRASTWNEMHRAFDNYDLVLSVTSQEVAPTFEDWKQNWETDKWGNKRGGYAGVYTSHTSFLNVIGLPAVSIPCGLHNGLPISLQIIGPASSEHRIFQAASAIEGAVGFSHRPAIS
- a CDS encoding TetR/AcrR family transcriptional regulator, which translates into the protein MQHAELAISPARRRKAEDIETKAWILFAEHGFSNVTMDQVASAAGCSIRTVTRLFPTKEDLLLIFMRSKNARILAEFDAIDPNEPGILNNLWRCWVRMTHQVEEAGLEGYSLFRQASARAPEVADRVAGEQQRMLQDRILLKLRSSRNSPRPPR